The following proteins are co-located in the Candidatus Phytoplasma asteris genome:
- the mnmA gene encoding tRNA 2-thiouridine(34) synthase MnmA: MKNKEKEQKMTKVVVGLSGGVDSAVAAFLLKKQGYLVEAVFMRNWDSNLNFDIQGNPTLNDICSQELDYKDSLKVSEQLGIKLHRVDFIEEYWQKVFMSFIKAFENNLTPNPDILCNNEIKFRAFIEYATTKLAPQYIAMGHYANIIYETSSDQKLFPRLACAVDQNKDQTYFLSQLTTKQLQNILFPLGNLTKQEVRQIALENNLINATKKDSTGICFIGERNFFQFLSNYLPAQKGDIKTLDGTFLAHHKGVMYYTIGQRKNLGLGDVPSQKPWFVVGKHLPTNTLYVEQGSTHPYLYSDKALIGDIVWRGKKTNLHLQAKMRYRQPNQDVILTWLDQNNLEIHYPQTIKAVTPGQICAFYDKNICCGAGVIKEVYFQGTKRLYT; this comes from the coding sequence ATTAAAAACAAAGAAAAGGAGCAAAAAATGACAAAAGTTGTTGTTGGTTTATCAGGCGGAGTTGATAGTGCCGTTGCTGCTTTTCTTTTAAAAAAACAAGGTTATTTGGTAGAAGCAGTTTTTATGCGTAATTGGGATAGCAATCTTAATTTTGATATCCAAGGTAATCCCACTTTAAATGACATATGCTCGCAAGAACTAGATTATAAAGATTCCTTAAAAGTGTCTGAACAACTAGGAATTAAGTTGCATCGTGTTGATTTTATTGAAGAATATTGGCAAAAAGTCTTTATGTCTTTTATCAAAGCCTTTGAAAATAATCTTACTCCGAATCCTGATATTTTGTGTAATAATGAAATTAAATTTAGAGCTTTTATTGAGTATGCAACAACAAAACTTGCCCCTCAATATATTGCTATGGGACATTATGCTAACATTATATATGAAACTTCTTCAGACCAAAAATTATTTCCACGACTTGCTTGTGCTGTTGACCAAAACAAAGATCAAACTTATTTTTTATCACAACTAACAACTAAACAATTACAAAATATTTTGTTTCCTTTGGGCAATCTCACAAAACAAGAAGTACGCCAAATTGCTTTAGAAAATAATTTAATTAATGCCACTAAAAAAGATTCCACAGGGATTTGTTTTATTGGTGAAAGAAATTTTTTTCAATTTTTAAGCAACTATTTACCCGCTCAAAAAGGTGATATTAAAACTTTGGATGGGACTTTTTTAGCACATCATAAAGGAGTAATGTATTATACCATAGGGCAACGTAAAAATTTAGGTTTGGGTGATGTTCCCAGCCAAAAACCTTGGTTTGTCGTTGGCAAACACCTTCCAACTAACACTTTATACGTAGAACAAGGTAGCACACATCCTTATTTATACAGCGACAAAGCCTTAATTGGTGATATTGTTTGGCGCGGCAAAAAAACCAATTTGCACCTACAAGCCAAAATGCGCTACCGCCAACCCAATCAAGACGTTATTTTAACTTGGCTAGACCAAAACAACTTAGAAATTCATTATCCTCAAACAATTAAAGCAGTAACTCCAGGGCAAATATGTGCTTTTTATGATAAAAATATTTGTTGTGGGGCAGGCGTTATTAAAGAAGTTTATTTTCAAGGCACAAAAAGACTATACACTTAA
- a CDS encoding RelA/SpoT family protein gives MILDSDLTLEKDKLYQDLMAVISKNIQDATILQKITQAYLFAKEKHHGQTRFTGEPYIIHPCAVTKILAQLNSEPNTLMAGLLHDVLEDTNATMQDLTSLFGEDVAYLVYRATKLTKIAFHKNQGHADNQQKMFLAMAKDIRVVIVKIADRLHNMQTLNSMPSEKQLRIAKETLEIHAPLTHRLGLFEIKSQLEDLSLRYAFPQEYYRVSNLIWLKKQQREESITKIITNIKSLLDSHQLKNYTIKGRVKNIYSIYKKIVKRKVSFEEIFDLLAIRIIVPTVDLCYQCLGIIHGHFSPLPLRFKDYIAVPKPNLYQSLHTTVLTKDGSLFEMQIRTQEMDEIAEKGIAAHWAYKENKTYSQEAKQLELAKKLRWYQELVKITMDAKNHPEETPKEFVDSIKNDILSDNVYVFTPTQEVFELPKGSTPIDFAFRIHSAVGSKMTAAIINGQIVPIDYQLKNGDIISIKTNKNILSVNKDWLRMVKTTHAKRKIKGFLKKDIKENKTEYLAEIQKGKDIIEKELTANKIELSLIDNNFVQKHFERYNIQTLNDFYYEIAKKQLNPKSVINKLLVLAKETLSQNILQKQMAKSHKKLKHQSETGVIIEGLRNPKLKLASCCTPVYNDEILGFVTKGRGIIVHRKECNNLAQCDEKRLITASWQQDPTIAKYPAWISIIASTKDTLVQQIINKINSFNVSILEFNVINKQKLETIIKIRILIANTKELNNLITNLYKISQIYQIQRVNN, from the coding sequence ATGATTTTAGATTCCGATTTAACTTTAGAAAAAGATAAATTATATCAAGATTTAATGGCTGTGATTTCCAAAAATATTCAAGATGCCACCATTTTGCAAAAAATTACTCAAGCCTATCTTTTTGCCAAAGAAAAACATCACGGGCAAACACGTTTTACAGGAGAACCCTATATTATTCATCCTTGTGCAGTGACTAAAATTTTGGCACAATTAAACAGCGAACCCAATACTTTAATGGCAGGATTACTCCACGATGTTTTGGAAGACACTAATGCTACTATGCAAGATTTAACTTCTTTGTTTGGCGAAGACGTGGCTTATTTAGTTTATCGGGCAACTAAACTTACCAAAATTGCTTTTCACAAAAATCAAGGACATGCCGATAATCAACAAAAAATGTTTTTAGCAATGGCAAAAGATATTAGAGTTGTTATTGTAAAGATTGCTGACCGCTTGCACAATATGCAAACTTTAAATTCGATGCCTTCAGAAAAACAATTACGTATTGCCAAAGAAACCTTAGAAATTCACGCTCCTTTAACACATCGTTTAGGGCTTTTTGAAATTAAATCACAATTAGAAGATTTGTCTCTAAGATATGCTTTTCCTCAAGAATACTATCGTGTTTCTAATTTAATTTGGTTAAAAAAACAACAACGTGAAGAATCAATTACCAAAATTATCACCAATATTAAATCTCTTTTAGACAGCCACCAACTCAAAAATTACACTATTAAAGGGCGTGTCAAAAATATTTATAGTATTTATAAAAAAATTGTTAAAAGAAAAGTTAGTTTTGAAGAAATCTTTGACCTTTTAGCTATTCGAATTATTGTGCCTACTGTGGATTTGTGTTATCAATGTTTAGGGATTATTCACGGTCATTTTTCGCCACTTCCCCTAAGATTTAAAGACTATATTGCAGTTCCTAAACCTAATCTTTATCAATCTTTGCATACAACTGTTTTAACTAAGGATGGCTCTTTGTTTGAAATGCAAATAAGAACTCAAGAAATGGATGAAATTGCTGAAAAAGGAATTGCTGCTCACTGGGCTTATAAAGAAAATAAAACTTATTCCCAAGAAGCTAAACAACTAGAACTTGCCAAAAAATTAAGATGGTATCAAGAATTAGTTAAAATTACTATGGATGCCAAAAATCATCCCGAAGAAACACCCAAAGAATTTGTAGATTCTATTAAAAATGATATTTTAAGTGATAATGTCTATGTTTTTACTCCTACTCAAGAAGTATTTGAGCTTCCCAAAGGTTCTACCCCCATTGATTTTGCCTTTCGTATTCATTCCGCAGTAGGAAGCAAAATGACAGCAGCCATCATTAACGGGCAAATTGTACCAATTGATTATCAACTCAAAAATGGTGATATTATTTCGATTAAAACCAATAAAAATATTTTATCAGTTAATAAAGACTGGTTGCGCATGGTAAAAACAACACATGCCAAAAGAAAAATTAAAGGTTTTTTAAAAAAAGATATCAAAGAAAATAAAACTGAATATTTAGCAGAGATTCAAAAAGGAAAAGATATTATTGAAAAAGAATTAACTGCCAATAAAATTGAACTTTCCTTGATTGATAATAATTTTGTCCAAAAACATTTTGAGCGTTACAATATTCAAACTCTTAATGATTTTTATTATGAAATTGCTAAAAAACAATTAAATCCTAAGTCAGTAATTAATAAATTGCTTGTTTTAGCCAAAGAAACTTTAAGTCAAAATATTTTGCAAAAACAAATGGCAAAATCGCATAAAAAACTCAAACATCAAAGTGAGACAGGCGTTATTATTGAAGGTCTTAGAAATCCTAAATTAAAATTGGCAAGTTGTTGCACCCCTGTTTATAACGACGAAATCCTAGGATTTGTCACTAAAGGAAGAGGTATTATTGTGCATCGCAAGGAATGTAATAATTTAGCTCAATGTGATGAAAAAAGATTAATTACTGCTTCATGGCAACAAGACCCTACTATTGCTAAATATCCTGCTTGGATTAGTATTATTGCTTCTACCAAAGATACTTTAGTGCAACAAATTATTAATAAAATTAACAGTTTTAATGTAAGTATTTTAGAATTTAATGTTATTAATAAACAAAAATTAGAAACTATTATTAAGATTAGGATTTTAATAGCTAATACTAAAGAATTAAATAATCTAATTACTAATTTATATAAAATTTCGCAAATTTATCAAATTCAAAGAGTCAATAATTAA
- the hisS gene encoding histidine--tRNA ligase produces the protein MFSKIKGTYDLMSDKMVCWQKVENHIRTLFAKYHLQEIRTPIIEYRGVFDRAAQHSEMVSKETYTFADKKGRFITLRPEGTAGVIRSYVENKLDKTSQLHKFFYYGPCFRYERPQKGRYRQFHQVGVEILGQSSPFLDVEVIALAYETLKSLGICDITVKINSLGCKTTYNNYLQVFKNYLQTHYQQLCPLCQERFEKNILRIWDCKNCHNEPFLKQAPRIFDHLVEDAKVRFLQVLEGLKQMNVNFELCHDLVRGLDYYTHSVFEIFYNNKQGHQAVLGGGGCYDNLVTLFGGNPSPGIGFALGMERLMSILATHSFCNKNILPSLDAFILVSVPQFFYQGLALATTLRHQGFSADLNYQFLSFSKSLKQALKQQPLYLLILGPKEFDNNQITIKNTDTQQQTTILQKDVVSYFQNNKELN, from the coding sequence ATGTTTTCTAAAATTAAAGGTACTTATGATTTGATGTCAGATAAAATGGTTTGTTGGCAAAAAGTAGAAAATCACATTCGCACTTTGTTTGCCAAGTATCATTTGCAAGAAATAAGAACCCCTATAATTGAATATCGTGGTGTTTTTGATAGAGCAGCTCAACATTCAGAAATGGTTTCCAAAGAAACTTATACTTTTGCAGATAAAAAAGGACGTTTTATTACTTTGCGTCCCGAAGGAACTGCTGGTGTTATTCGTAGTTATGTGGAAAATAAATTAGATAAAACCTCACAATTACACAAGTTTTTTTATTATGGACCTTGTTTTCGCTATGAAAGACCTCAAAAAGGACGCTATCGTCAATTTCATCAAGTAGGAGTAGAAATTTTAGGACAATCAAGCCCTTTTTTAGATGTAGAAGTAATTGCTCTTGCCTATGAAACCCTCAAATCATTAGGGATTTGTGATATTACTGTGAAGATTAATTCTTTGGGATGTAAAACTACATACAATAATTATTTACAAGTTTTTAAAAACTATTTACAAACACACTATCAACAATTATGTCCTTTATGTCAAGAAAGATTTGAAAAAAATATTTTGCGTATTTGGGATTGTAAAAATTGTCACAACGAACCTTTTTTAAAGCAAGCGCCACGCATTTTTGACCATCTTGTTGAGGACGCCAAAGTTCGTTTTTTACAAGTTTTAGAAGGGCTTAAACAAATGAATGTTAATTTTGAATTGTGTCATGATTTAGTCCGTGGACTTGATTATTATACTCATAGCGTTTTTGAAATTTTTTATAATAACAAACAAGGACATCAAGCAGTTTTAGGTGGGGGTGGTTGTTATGATAATTTAGTTACTTTATTTGGAGGAAACCCTTCGCCTGGTATTGGTTTTGCCTTAGGCATGGAACGTTTAATGTCGATTTTAGCCACTCATTCTTTTTGCAATAAAAATATCTTACCTTCTTTGGATGCCTTTATATTAGTTAGTGTGCCGCAATTTTTTTATCAAGGACTTGCACTTGCAACAACTCTCCGCCATCAAGGTTTTTCCGCCGATCTTAATTATCAGTTTTTATCTTTTTCCAAAAGTCTCAAACAAGCCTTAAAACAACAACCCCTTTATCTTTTAATTCTGGGACCAAAAGAATTTGACAACAATCAAATTACAATCAAAAATACTGACACCCAACAGCAAACCACCATATTGCAAAAAGATGTTGTTTCTTATTTTCAAAACAACAAGGAGTTAAATTAA
- the aspS gene encoding aspartate--tRNA ligase produces the protein MKTKYSHYNNQLQLAHQGKTVFLKGFIFRKRNLGKTLFFDLRDVSGIVQLLVKENNPQYDKIALIKLETVVQIKGQVIERINKNPDLPTGDIEILVSHIEILSEAQTLPLNVFQSQESLEETRLKYRYLDLRNPEVKHFLIQRHHITQSIRQTLLKNDFLELETPILSKSTPEGARDYLVPSRIYPGNFYALPQSPQLFKQLYMIAGFERYFQVARCFRDEDLRSDRQPEFSQIDIETSFLNQDEIMSLTEEIIVDLFANIWKKPLSQPFLRLTYQQAFELYGSDKPDLRNPLKITDFTTFFDTTTCPQNMFSGNIKGFKVSKTAVLTRRKLDEYQLFFSKHFNLKLFSFVKKNDKIIGGISQFIKDDSFLKNEEICFVVSGTKDIMHKALGIFRTKLALDLSLVDTTQEALLWIVDFPLFETTQEDLPQPDLTLENSNTSNRLYSLHHPFTAPCDIAILKSNPQKALAKTYDLVWNGYEVGGGSLRINNPQTQELIFSLLGFSQEEVQTRFGFLVEALKYGTPPHGGLALGLDRLVMLFTKTNNIKDVIAFPKTQSAKDLMLEAPSAVDQEQLNTLKLKFKCNCN, from the coding sequence ATGAAAACTAAATATAGCCATTATAACAACCAATTACAACTTGCCCATCAAGGAAAAACAGTTTTTCTAAAAGGTTTTATTTTTCGTAAACGCAACTTAGGAAAAACTCTTTTTTTTGACTTACGTGATGTTTCTGGTATAGTTCAATTATTAGTTAAAGAAAATAATCCACAATACGACAAAATAGCTTTAATTAAATTAGAAACAGTCGTGCAAATTAAAGGTCAAGTAATTGAAAGAATCAATAAAAATCCTGATTTGCCAACTGGTGATATTGAAATTTTAGTATCTCATATTGAAATTTTAAGTGAGGCTCAAACCTTACCTTTAAATGTGTTTCAAAGTCAAGAAAGTTTAGAAGAAACCAGACTTAAATATCGTTATTTGGATTTAAGAAATCCTGAAGTTAAACATTTTTTGATTCAAAGACACCACATTACCCAAAGTATTCGTCAAACTCTTTTGAAAAATGATTTTTTAGAACTAGAAACTCCCATTTTATCTAAATCAACTCCTGAAGGAGCAAGAGATTATTTAGTGCCTTCCAGAATTTATCCAGGTAATTTTTATGCCCTTCCTCAATCTCCCCAACTTTTTAAACAATTATACATGATTGCAGGATTTGAAAGGTATTTTCAAGTAGCACGTTGTTTCCGCGATGAGGACCTCAGATCTGATAGACAACCTGAATTTAGTCAAATCGATATTGAAACATCTTTTTTAAATCAAGATGAAATTATGTCCTTAACAGAAGAAATTATAGTAGATTTATTTGCCAATATTTGGAAAAAACCACTTTCTCAACCCTTTTTAAGATTAACTTATCAACAAGCCTTTGAACTTTATGGTTCTGATAAACCAGATTTAAGAAATCCCCTTAAAATCACCGATTTTACTACTTTTTTTGATACTACCACTTGCCCCCAAAATATGTTTTCAGGCAACATTAAAGGCTTTAAAGTTTCTAAAACAGCAGTTTTGACACGCCGAAAACTAGATGAGTATCAATTGTTTTTTAGTAAACATTTTAACTTGAAATTGTTTTCTTTTGTTAAAAAAAATGATAAAATTATAGGTGGAATATCTCAATTTATTAAAGATGATTCTTTTTTAAAAAATGAAGAAATTTGTTTTGTCGTTTCTGGCACAAAAGACATTATGCACAAAGCTTTAGGTATTTTTCGCACCAAACTAGCCCTTGATTTATCTTTGGTTGATACAACTCAAGAAGCGTTATTATGGATTGTTGATTTTCCTTTGTTTGAAACTACTCAAGAAGACCTGCCCCAACCAGATCTTACTTTGGAAAACTCAAATACTTCCAACCGTCTTTATTCTTTGCATCATCCTTTTACTGCTCCTTGTGATATTGCTATTTTGAAAAGCAATCCTCAAAAAGCTCTTGCCAAAACCTATGATTTAGTTTGGAACGGCTACGAAGTGGGTGGTGGTTCGTTAAGAATTAACAATCCCCAAACGCAAGAATTAATTTTTAGTCTTTTAGGATTTTCACAAGAAGAAGTGCAAACTCGTTTTGGTTTTTTAGTCGAAGCCCTTAAATACGGCACCCCACCTCATGGAGGACTTGCCCTAGGCCTTGATCGTCTTGTGATGTTGTTTACCAAAACCAACAATATCAAAGATGTTATTGCTTTTCCTAAAACCCAAAGTGCCAAAGATTTGATGTTAGAAGCTCCCAGCGCAGTTGACCAAGAACAACTCAACACCCTAAAACTCAAATTCAAATGCAATTGTAATTAA
- the tilS gene encoding tRNA lysidine(34) synthetase TilS, producing MKTIKLACSLDANQTYIIAVSGGVDSMALLHCLVAQKIKLQVVHFNHLARPNAWKDKELVQSYCLQNSLCFHYFELNCPQKNFQAQARLLRQQKLMQIATKHQTPFILTAHHLDDLAETILQKITRSSTLLGYSGMQIQTSWQDFIFLKPFLYVPKAKIISYAAFYQIPFLEDYTNQNFTYQRNQIRHQVIPYLKTQTSFLQNIPKYQQTLLQAYNFIRKQTLLFLTKHTNHSCNPPNSFALAPFLNLDLVIQKDIILLLLEQQNITKSFIFIQNIIKGINNPYKPNLSWHLNFEWHLIKDYKHITLMSPAPPLSFALSKPLLCVSTCNLCLVCISPSLQSLNYNPQKVSFPLKVRLRQPKDTLKFSFGTKKLKKFLIEKKVPLTQRNNLWLVVDNLDNILFIPHLYINLTLGNQSKIYLAFKNFFTSSNCFSQTN from the coding sequence ATGAAAACTATCAAACTTGCTTGTAGTCTAGATGCCAATCAAACTTATATTATAGCTGTAAGTGGCGGCGTTGATTCAATGGCTTTACTTCATTGTTTGGTTGCACAAAAAATAAAACTGCAAGTTGTGCATTTCAACCATTTAGCGCGCCCTAATGCTTGGAAAGATAAAGAATTAGTCCAAAGTTATTGCCTGCAAAACTCCCTTTGTTTCCATTATTTTGAACTTAACTGCCCCCAAAAAAACTTTCAAGCCCAAGCACGTTTATTAAGACAACAAAAATTAATGCAAATAGCTACAAAGCACCAAACTCCTTTTATTTTAACAGCCCATCATTTAGATGATTTGGCAGAAACTATTTTACAAAAAATAACTAGAAGCAGCACTTTGCTAGGTTATAGTGGCATGCAGATCCAAACTTCTTGGCAAGATTTCATTTTTTTGAAACCTTTTTTATACGTTCCCAAAGCCAAAATCATAAGTTATGCTGCTTTTTACCAAATCCCTTTTTTGGAAGATTACACCAATCAAAACTTCACTTATCAAAGAAACCAAATCAGGCACCAAGTTATTCCTTACTTAAAAACCCAAACTAGTTTTTTGCAAAATATCCCAAAATACCAACAAACTCTTTTGCAAGCCTATAATTTTATTCGCAAACAAACTCTTTTATTTCTTACAAAACACACAAATCATAGTTGTAACCCACCAAACTCTTTTGCGCTTGCACCTTTTTTAAACCTTGATTTAGTTATTCAAAAAGATATCATTTTATTATTATTAGAACAACAAAATATTACTAAAAGTTTTATTTTTATCCAAAATATCATCAAAGGCATTAACAATCCTTATAAGCCTAATTTATCTTGGCATCTTAATTTTGAGTGGCATTTAATTAAAGATTACAAGCACATTACATTAATGAGTCCTGCACCACCACTTTCCTTTGCTTTGTCAAAACCTTTGTTGTGTGTTTCTACATGTAATCTTTGTCTTGTTTGCATTTCTCCTTCGTTACAATCCCTCAATTATAATCCTCAAAAAGTTAGTTTTCCTTTAAAAGTGCGTTTGCGCCAACCAAAAGACACATTAAAATTTAGTTTTGGCACTAAAAAATTGAAAAAATTTTTAATTGAAAAAAAAGTGCCCCTTACTCAAAGAAATAATTTATGGTTAGTAGTAGACAATCTAGACAATATTTTATTTATTCCTCACTTATATATCAACCTAACTTTAGGAAACCAATCGAAGATTTATTTAGCTTTTAAAAACTTTTTTACTTCTTCAAATTGTTTTTCTCAAACAAATTAA